The window CATATCTCTGAGTTGCCTGTGTGATCTTGAAAGCGAGACTGACGCACAAACATTTCGCCTTCAGCGAATAGCCCGAGGCCGACTTTCCATCAGAGCTCGAAAGACACCTAGCCTAGCGTTAACTCTTACGCTACTATTCAAGTCAGCGGTCATGGGCCTCCACGAAACCATCTGGCTCCCCTTGACACCACGCAGCGCCTCACGTGCACACGATCGGAAGGAACCCGGCACCGGCTCCGTTAGGCCGATGAGAAGCCCTGCATACTGTTGAAATCCGCGAAGATCCTTTGTACCGCGTCGGCGTCACACAATCACAGACACGAGGGGGAAGATGGCTCGTTGAAGTGTGTTTCATTACGTACATGCGCATGCATGCCTGCGAGTGGGATCCCGAATATCTCGCCCTTGTATACGACACCAAACGCCTGGGTAAGATCCTTCTGCGTTTGCAGATGTGGAAAGGTATAGGTCTGGACCTCATCACCTCTTCTCTCGACTCGTCGTTGCCCTTCACATTGCTTTGTTTCGTCTTGTTTGATCAGTTCCACGTCTTCGTTTACTTGGTGATGAAGCCAAGATAGTCGGCGACGATGAGTGTTACCATGCTGTTCACTGTTAGCCACTGCTCGGTCTATGAGGTCTTCAGGAAAAGGCTAAACTTACGCGTGCGGCGCGATGCGGACGTAGTATGTTCCGAACCCGCGGTAGAATCGCAGAAGGCCTTCTTCCTTTGCAACCTTGCGGAAGCAGTCGAACATGCCCTTGTAAGGTAGTGTGCCGTCGGGTGCGCGGGTCTGCTTCTGAAGTCTTGTCTTCATGAAGTCGAATGGCAATGAAAGGAAGGATGCGAAGAACCCGGCAACGGCAGAGGCGGTCAGCGTTTGGCTGCGAGACGAGAGGCTGGTGCTCTTGAGTTGCTGTTTGGCTTCTGAGAAGAAGGCGAGTTGTCCGAAGTTAAGTGCCATGGCGCGGACAACTGTTGGGTAGCAGCCCGCCCACAGACGCAGAACGCCTTCGTTCTTGGAGATCCTGGTCAGCGCGTCGATGACTGAGGTGTAGTTTGCCCTCTGCGCCGCGGGTTTCATGCCGTCGGACTGCATACGGATGAGCGCAAGATCTGCTGGGTTTCCAACAACAGCAGCGAGGCCACCAGCTGTCAGTCCAGCGCCAGCGCGTTCCTTAAAGCCGACTGTTGTGCCGTTCTCCTTTGCTCGCACGGATAGACGCTTCATGAATGTGTCGAAGAAGCCGAGGCGAGCGGTGGTGTAGACAGCTTGTCTGAGCAGGCCTGCACTGAGGCCAGTATACAAATCCAAAACCTTCCCTGAAGCGACGATGTCCTTGAGTACACCAATAGGTGTAGGCTTAGGACCTGTCTTTACACCCTCGCCTGCAAGCTGCAGCCGTACTTTGACCATGTCGACGGGCTGTATAACACTCGTTGCTGTCATGCCTGCAAGACCGCCATTTATGAAGGGCAGGGCTGCGCGCATCAAAGGTGTGTGGAGAAGGTCGGCTGTCGCCTTCTTTGGGTTCTCTGCCGCTTTCGACATTGTCTCAGATGCGTCCTTGAGGATAGTTTCGGAGCCTTGCTTTGCATTCTCGAGGGCGCGGGAGGCGGGCATTTTGAGGGTTTGAGTAGAGGCTGTGGTGGACATGTTAGTGTCGGTCACCAACACCCAGTCGTGAATGTGCGAGTGACAAATGGCAGGCAATTGACAAAAGGATGACAGATAAGCAGATGCAAGAGTATGTGCTGGGCAGATGTGAATCGCCAGAGTCCAACGAAGAGATGCAGGATATTCAACACCGGAAAATGCCAGTAGGTTATATCCACCATCACCGGAGATCTCGAATCTTGCACAACATGTCCCGGATCAGTTTCCGCTACTCCATAGTCTCATGCAGAGCCTCACGGCGCCTGACGAGGCAGTGTTGCGGTCGTCGCGGTCGTAATGTAACGGCCGCGGCCGTGGAAGCTAACCGGCTACATCATACGGCGGAGCGCAGAATCTAGGTGCCGGACTGCAAAGTGCGTGTACGCGCTTCCACGTGCGGCACGTCCCATCTCTTGTCCGATACTACCCGCGAAACATCGCAATGCGCAGCACAGCAGGTGTTGAGAGAAGTTGCGTACCTATGCAGTTCGCTGTGCGGAGAGCTGGAGCCGCGCTAGGAATGGAGGTGTGGGGCGCGATAACAAGCGGTTAGACTGGATGAATGTATGCACTCCAACGTCTTGGACGAAGAAGCAGTCAATCAACAATGATGAACGCGAGAAAAGTAACGGATGGAGCTGTCACGAAAGAGATGTCAGGAGAAACGGAATGTTCGTCCTGACACGCGTTGTATGATCCAACCAAGCGATGCCTCGATGAGGGGTCTTGCTGCTCTTGAAATGCGGGGAAAGCTGGCGCGCTGAGGTACCAGGAGGTACGCAACGCAATCAGCGCGGTACAACCAGTAGAGCTTGAGCTTGAGCTTGAGCTTGAGCTTGACCGTGGATTGGCGGCCGTTACCCAATCGGACGAAGTTTGCTGAATCTTTTGCTGACTATCCTGTCAATCCAGTTGCCGAAACGTGATGGACTCCTGGCTTGTGACAGGATGTGCTGTCGTGTGTCACTGGGCATCTCGACCTCTCAAAGGCAGCCCTTTGCTTGGAATCGGACATTGGGACTGTTCGGTAACATGGAGCTGAATATTCGTGTGATTGTCAGGCACATGACTAACCTGGCTGTTGGCTGTGGTGCATGCGGATGCGGTTTAGCCAGTGAGGTTCAGCAAGAGTGACGTATGCCCGCCTGATCAGGTCGGCTTGATGCTCAACACCAGTGAAGCCAAGGTCTCATCACCATGACAGAATATGCCAATATTCTCATCCGAGAATCTGACAGTTATCTTCACTCTTACGTGAGATTGGACAAGAGTCCAGAAGTGCGCACATCGTTGTTGATTATGACCCCAGTCATTCTCACGATCTTTGTTGGCCAGCCGCAGATCTACTGCTCTACATCTCATCATCGAGCATTAACAACATAACGTTTAATCGACAATGTACCTCGGCTCAAGGTGCACTGATCTCATTGCAATTTCATCCACGCTTCGGCCACGATGATTGCGTCTCCGTCGGCCACACGAGGTTGTTCCTGAATGACGTGCATGTCGTCCTCAACCCTCATTCGCCGGGGCTTCACGAACATATTCAAAGGATCAATCGGGATAATGCGCACGTTGAGGCGGTGTCGATGCTGATGCGCGGTCGATGTCTGCCACGCGATAAGAGGGAGTGTACCCGCCCGCGGCCGGGATGTGCTCACCGACCACAACAACACTTGATCAAATGAAACCTGGGAGAGAACAAGACTGGATTTTTAGTTCGGCATTGGAGCGGTTTCCGAGACTATAGTTGTCGAGACTGTAGTAGCTGAAACCAAAGTTGCCCATTTGGGACGAGAGAACCATGTTCACGCTCTCGACGTTCAGAGTCAAACAACTAAGTACCTTAGTGGATGCAAGAAAGCAACAACATTGCGTGAGGTCGTTGTCGCTTTGTGTCCATGCTGGTCTACCATTTCCCTTGTCACAAGAGACCCAATCACAGCAGAACATCGAAACCGTGGAGGAGCTGTGTAATAAATCGGCGGCTTCAAAGTTTTACACAACGTATTAAATCACTCGAGACTTTCGCAATTCTCGCCATTTCCCATACCCTTCCCTGACATCTCTCGCCAAACCAAAAGTCTCACCGCACTGCTCTTTTCCTCCTTCCTCTCCCTCAAGTAAACCGTCTTTCCCCCAGCCACTAATCCTACCCACACCTTTCTTCCACTTCACCCAGACTCTGATGACCCATCTGCCGCTCACAAGCACCAACCCGCCGACTCCGATGATAAACGGCACCAGCTGCCCGACACCCGTCCACAAACCACTCAATCCATTCACTCTGTTCCATCGCAATGTGAGCTCGAGTTGGACGATGACAATGACATGTATGGCCAGATCCAAGACTGTATAGTACCACCCAAGCCAGACTTTCTTCGGTGTCTCGGGCGCCGCAAGCATTAGAGACGAAGCTATTGACACTGACGCCCAGTGTGGCAAATCCGCGTGGCTGGCACATTTGTATGTCACTGCGGCGTACAGTTGGAATGGTCTGTTTAGTGGATCGAGTAGTCGAGATTGGCGGAGGTGCGAGTAGATGATGAAGGCTTGTGGTGGGAAGCGAAGCGTGAGAAAGAGCGCCCAAGTGTGTAGATGACAGCGGAACCATGATGGTGGGTTGTTGATGCCGCCTGAAATACGATGCTTCGACGGAGAGAAGATCGAACGTAAGACGACTAAGAGCGGAGGAGGCTTGCCGTCCTCGCTTTTGTGGTATGGACTTGCTGATATGCAGTGCTTGATGTACAACTCGCTCTCGTATACTTCTTGTAATATGGACGGCTCCGTCAGATTTCTGTTGAAATGATTTTCCGCATACGAACGTGTGGATTTCGCAGAGCCGCTCTCATCCGCTGAGTTGCGTGGTGACGATGCGTAGTCGTTCGTCGAGTTCCCGCCCGAGGAGCCCTCTCGTCGAATAACCAAAGTAGCTTCGCGATCGAAGCCGAAATGAGACTTCGTGGGTGAGCAATGCAGACAGGAAGACCTGGAGCATGCGTTACCGGTATCTACGTCTGTGCATAAGCAGATTTGCTCGACCTCCCtgtcttctttttcttccaTAACGACTGCATCCACGGCCTCTTGGAATGCTGACTGCTCATACCGCTTAACAGCTTCAACGAACTTCTCCCTTGAATTGCTGATCTTCCACATCGTCCAGGGCCTCAGAAACTCTACGCTTGCCCAGTACACCGtacagcacagcacaaacaAGCTCATCGCCATCATGACCTTCCGCGCCCACCCAAACATACCTGTCCTGACCACATACATCATAACATACGTCCCACAGGGTGTCTCTTTCATCCTTCCGATCCCAACCCACCAGAACCATACATGCAATACAACATTCGCTAAGTTGACAATCTCGCAAACACCTCTCCTCAGCAGACTTCCTCTACTGAAAATCCCCTTGCTGTAACTCGATTTGGCCCTGACACCCATGATACAACTCCAAGCCAAGATCTGCAAAATTACAAAGCCTTCCACTGCATAAACATCTTGCGGGCTTGTGGCGTATATAAGCGCAACGATCAGCAGCGCGACGCTGAAAATGCTGACGGAGTCGCGCAAGACTTGCGCTTCGGAGAAGAGGAAGTAGTTCGCGAACCAAACAGCAAGAATCTGCGCGTAGATACCAATCCGGATCCCAATGCCATAGATATCGTTGTTGCCCGTGAATCCACATTGAGTTTCATCAGCAGAGCGTGGGGAAATGGTGGCGATGTGGGCGAGGGCGTGGGGCGGAGATTGAGATGGTGGGAGGAGGTACATGCTGGGAAACGAGGTTACCGAAAAGATGGCAATCTTCAACACCGAAGGCGAACATTCTGCGCATTCTGCCGATATATATTTCCATGATTTTCGTAGGCGTCCATGGTGTAACGCTGCGCCGCATCCTGCATAAAGTTGCTGGCCGTAAGCGCTTAGATGCGCGCGTATCAGGAGCCTCAGGTGGTTTTGTCGCCGCCACAATCAGCATGCGCTTGCATACGTCCACCCTCAAGAATGCAATAACAGCATGCACACCAATACACACAACGCAGATTGCTGTTAGAGCGCGCTTGCGAGGTTTGACAGCGGCAAGACTTTGAGTATGAATGACCGTTGGAATATGATAAAAGATCAACAAATGCTTAATTCACGCTGATAATCCACGCCGTAGCTATGATTTAGTCCAGCCCTGGTAGGCTATGGTATTTGCAGTTGTGCGCCCCAGTATGATATCCTCCGAAACTCCAGCCAAAGTAGCATGTTTTTGTTCGAAACTTCGCAATTTCTCAAAGAGACATGtcgcgtcgtcgtcgttaTACCGTCAGTGTTGGTTGTTCCGGCAGCCTATTGCAGATTCACATGACGGTGCACGGGATGCAGCAGCACGAGCAGTCGTCGGTCGAGAGGCAGCTGCACTTGCCGGGCTGAGGCTTGACGACAGAGCCGGCAGTCGAGGAGATGGTGGAAGCAGGCATTTTTGCAAAATGTGCAGAGAAAGTTTCGAATTTGATCGTGAAGCAACTTATGAGTGTATGCGAAGAGTAGGGTGAGGCGATTCCAAGGGGTGATGGAGGTAGGTACGCGAATTGAAGTACTGCTGCAACAATGTCAGTCGCCTCTCACAACGCCACGTTCTAGAGGTAACAATACCAGCTTTGCGCAAAGTGTAGATAAGACGTAGGTTATGGGAAAGAAAGCAAAGGTTGCCGCAAGGGGAGAGTGATTTATGATTGCGTAGGGACCGTTCTCGAGCCCTGCTTATGCCCGACAGCGCTAACCTGGGATAGCTTGGGTGAATTGCAAATGACGTCTCATTTCAGGGCGGTGCAAGCGCCTGTGGCGCAAACGCCGCAACTTCGGCAGCACTTTCGCATCTGGAGCGAGAAAAGGCATCATGTTATTTTACAACCACCAAAATTTTGCATAGAGGAATTAGTACTTAGTGTTGAAGTTGCTCTGATCCACCCTAATCGTGCAGTACTGAAGGTCCGTAGCTTTGAGGATGCCTCTGACATAGGTAAAGTGAACAATGTTGACTGTTCCTGCAATTCTGCAAGAATCATACATCTCGCCAGTTCGGCTCCTTTTTTTCAGCCCATGGCGTTGTAACAGCTACACGCATTATCAGTACGATGTGTAAGAGACGCTCAAGGGAACTTACCGTTGCTATCCCCAAACGGATCGTCATCATCTTCTGGTTCACTATCCGGTTCAGCTCGTCGCTTGCTTGctggaggagcaggagcagcaggAGGCATAGGGATGCTCATTGGCCTGGGTGGCTTCGCAGGAGGAGCCTCTTCCTGCATCTCCAAGCTGGCCAGTTTAGCCTGAGTAA of the Ascochyta rabiei chromosome 20, complete sequence genome contains:
- a CDS encoding Putative mitochondrial 2-oxoglutarate/malate carrier protein, whose translation is MPASRALENAKQGSETILKDASETMSKAAENPKKATADLLHTPLMRAALPFINGGLAGMTATSVIQPVDMVKVRLQLAGEGVKTGPKPTPIGVLKDIVASGKVLDLYTGLSAGLLRQAVYTTARLGFFDTFMKRLSVRAKENGTTVGFKERAGAGLTAGGLAAVVGNPADLALIRMQSDGMKPAAQRANYTSVIDALTRISKNEGVLRLWAGCYPTVVRAMALNFGQLAFFSEAKQQLKSTSLSSRSQTLTASAVAGFFASFLSLPFDFMKTRLQKQTRAPDGTLPYKGMFDCFRKVAKEEGLLRFYRGFGTYYVRIAPHAMVTLIVADYLGFITK